The nucleotide window AGCAGTCGATGACCGGTACATGGATGAGCTTCAGATGCTGCGCCACGGCACGCTCAGCGAAGCGCTGGCTGCGCTGGAGCAGAAGCTTGATGTGCAGTCGGGCTCGTTGCATCAGCGCGATGATTTGACGGCGCTGATGATGGATATCGCGGCGTAGGGCACAGCACGCCGCCCGTTCGACGGGCTCAAGGTAAAAAGCGGCATCGCTCAACGACAATTACGAGATCATTTGGTCTGCGGCAGATTGTGCACGACCGCTTTCACGAGCACATCCGCTTCGAGATTCACCCGGTCGCCGGCCTTGCGGTCGCCGAGCGTGGTCAATTGCAGCGTCGTGGGAATCAGCGCGACGGCAAACGTCTTCGCGTCCGAATCGATGCGGGCGATCGTCAGACTCACGCCGTCGACGGCGATCGAACCGGTGGGAATCACGTAGCGGAAGAAGTCGGCGTCGGTGGCGATGGTGATGCGATAATCGTCGCCGGCGGTGTGAATGTCGGTGATCTTCGCGACGCGATCGACGTGCCCCTGCACGAAGTGCCCGCCGATGTGCGACGTCGGCGTCAGGCAGGATTCGAGATTGACGCGCGAGCCGGCGGCCAGGTCGCCCAGCGTCGTCTTGCCCAGCGTTTCGTGAATCACATCGAATGCCAGTACGCCCGGCGACTCCCCCGCCGCCGGGGCATGCGTGAGGCACACCCCGCTGACGGCGATCGACTCCCCGTGCGCCGGCTTGTACGACCAGCCCGCCGCATCAATGAGCAAACGAACACCGCCGAGATTCGCCCGGCGCTCGACGACGCGTCCCACAAACTGAATCAGTCCCGTGAACATTCAGAGCAGTGTAGCGAAGGTTGCCTTCGCATGCTGGTCTGAAATATCCGCGGGACTGATTCTCGGAGCACACGGGATCAGTCGGGCGTTCAGTCGAAGAGCGGCCCGATGGGCATGGCGGAAACCGGGGTGTAGAGCGTGACCCCCAGTTTGCCGGTGTTGTAGTAATGGAAGGTGTCGAGCTTGTGTGCGTTGGTGTGATCGACCGGGCCGAGCGTCATCGTCGAAATGTCGTAGGTCATCATGTATGACCCGACGAATTCCATGTCCGCCGCTTCGGTAACGGCCATCGTGTCGATCTTCGTTTCGGTCATGGCGGCGGTGTCGATCTTGTAAAGGTCATTGCCCAGATGCGTGTAGAACATCACGCCGTCCGTCGACGCGAGGCCGTGATACTTGTGCGAGAGCGTCATGATCTCGGTGACTTCGCCGGTGATCTGGTTCACAGACGCAATGCGGTTGGGCGTTTCGACCTGCACATCGTTGTTCACGATGACGGTGCCTTCGGTGATGCTGATCCACCATTTGCCCATCGCCTTGCCATTGCCGTTGACGTGGTCGTTGTAGACGCGGACCTTCATCGTTCCAGCGAAGTCGTAGGTGTTGGAGTTCTGTAAGGCGAATTCCTTGCCGTCGAGCAGGACGCCGTTCTGATTACCGTTGCCCTTGGGCTTGACATGCACGAGGGTGGCGTCGCCCTGATAGTACGTGCCGTCGCTGGACAGATTCGAGGCGTCCTTGAGGTTGTCGCGCGTGAACGTGCCGTTGGGCGTCGTGCACGAGAACTCATTGGCGTTGGAGTTGTTGGGGTTGATGTTGATGAGACCGGAGATCGTGGCGGGCGGTTTGACCTTTTCGATCTGGAGGGCGTAGACGACGTAAGGATGCGTCGCATCATGAATGCCGACCGCGCCGGTGAAGAGGCCGCCTTCGACGTCGGACTTGACGATCGTGGCGGCGCCGGTGAAGACGTTGATGTAGACAAGCTTGTTCTTGGAATCGGCGGGATTGTTCCAGAGGGCGTACATGGTCTGGAACCCGTCGAAGTAAGCCGCCGCTTCCAGGCCGGTCAGCACGGTGTTGTCGCTGGTCTTGACCTGGCCGACGGTGTTGAGCGTCTGGGCGCTGAAGTTGTACTGAAGGTAGTTGCCGTTCGTTTTATCGATGCCCAGAAGCATCTGATTGTCGAGGGCGTCTGAAGCGCTGTTTTGCGCGTAAGCGGCCGAACCCATCGACAGGGCAAGTCCGAATGCAATTTTCACGGCGAGCTTCATGGATGATCCTCTCAAAAGATACCGGCGGCGCCCACGGGCCTCTGCCGGGCGTACACCCATGAGATACGATTCAAGTGCAATTCTCACAAATGGAACGCGCGTATTTTCTGCACAAACCGACGATCGCATCATGACCCAGACGTTACAGGCGTCACAGATTCACGCGTCAGGGCGGACAATGCGAGTACTTATGGCGTGTCGACGACAAGCGTGACGGGGCCGTTGAAGCGGGCGTCGATGAGCATGTGAGCGCCGAAAACGCCGGTGGCGGTGGGGACGGACAAGACGCAGCGTCGGGCGATGAAGTCGAAGAGAGGCGAGGCGATTTCAGAGCGGGCGGCGTCGGAGAAACTCGGGCGGGTGCCCTTCTGCGTGCGACCGGCGAGTGTGAAATTGGGGATCAGCAGGATGCCGCCGGCGATGTCGACAACGGAGCGATTGAGTTTGCCGGCTTGGTCATTGAAGATGCGCAGGGCCAGCAGCTTGTCGGCGAGCCAGGTCGCTTCGCGCTCCGTGTCGCCCTCGATGACGCCGACGTAAACGAGCAACCCGGCATCGATGCGCCCGACGATCTTGTCATCGACGCTCACGGCGGCGTGATCGACACGGCAGACGACGGCTCTCATGACGCGGCGGCCTTACGATTGCGATTGAGCGCGGACTGATACACCTCGACGAGGCGGCGGCGCAGTTCGGCGGGCTTGCGGACGAGGACCTGATCGCCGTAGCCGAGCAGCCACCAGGAGATTTCGCCCAGCCCGTCGACTTCGAAAGTCATGAGGCATCGCCCGTCGTCGAGCATCTGATGCTGCTGCGTGGGGTGCCATCTGACTTCGGACACGTTGGCGGCGACCTTGGGCGTGAACTCCAACTCGATGCGATGCACCTTGCCCTCGGGAATCAGCGACCACGCCTTGCCGAGATAGCCGTCGATCGTGAACTTCGTGTCGGGCTTGAATGTGGCGTGCTCGAGTGTCATCGCGCGGATGCGGCCGAGCTTGTAGGTGCGGATATCCTTGTGCGTGCGGCTTCGTCCGATGACATACCACGCCCGCGCGGCGAAGTGCAGATGATACGGCTCGATCCGCTCGTCGATTTCCCCGCCTTCGAAAAGACTCAGATATCGCATGCTCACGACGCGATTCTGATCGATGGCGCTTTGAAGATCGGCGTAGGCGTCGTGCTCGTGATCGGCGGCGCTGAGCGAACCGGGGCGGACGGACACGCGGCTCATCATCTCGCTCGTCACATCGCGGATCGGCGCGGGCATGAGCGCGATGAGCTTGCGCACCGCATCGATCGCCGGCGCGGTCATCGGGGCGGGCTTCTGCGCGGCGGCGGTCTTGGCGAGCATCATCAGCCCCATCGCCTCGCTGACCTTGAGGTTCATCGGGGGCAGGAAGAAACTTGGCGCGACCTTGTAGCCGTCATCGTGACTGAACAGGTAGGGAATGCCCGCCGCTTCGAGCATGTTCAGATCGCGGAAGAGCGTGCGGCGGCTGACGTTCAATTCGCGCGCGAGCTCCGCGGCATTCATGCGGCAACCGCTCTGAAGCAACGTCAACAGGCGCAACACACGATGCAGACGACCGACGTTCACGGCGGCAGTTTAACAGGAATTGGAAAAGCAGGCCGCAAGCGGCTTCGCTAAACGGAGGGTCATGTCAAGCGATTTCCTGCGCCATGAGATGGTCGAGCACGCGCTGGGTGACGTCAAAAAGCGTGTCGGAGGCGAAGGGCGTCGGGGCGCTGCGGTGGCTGGAGACGGACTGGGTATGGTGGAGCCAGCGCTTCTGGCACTCCTGCATGTTCGCCACCGCCTGTTTGGCCAGCGTCGGATCGGGCCGGCGAAGGTAACGCCGGTACGCGACGAGGCCGGTGAGCAGCGCGGTGAGCGTCTGCGCGAG belongs to Planctomycetota bacterium and includes:
- a CDS encoding riboflavin synthase — protein: MFTGLIQFVGRVVERRANLGGVRLLIDAAGWSYKPAHGESIAVSGVCLTHAPAAGESPGVLAFDVIHETLGKTTLGDLAAGSRVNLESCLTPTSHIGGHFVQGHVDRVAKITDIHTAGDDYRITIATDADFFRYVIPTGSIAVDGVSLTIARIDSDAKTFAVALIPTTLQLTTLGDRKAGDRVNLEADVLVKAVVHNLPQTK
- a CDS encoding D-tyrosyl-tRNA(Tyr) deacylase; protein product: MRAVVCRVDHAAVSVDDKIVGRIDAGLLVYVGVIEGDTEREATWLADKLLALRIFNDQAGKLNRSVVDIAGGILLIPNFTLAGRTQKGTRPSFSDAARSEIASPLFDFIARRCVLSVPTATGVFGAHMLIDARFNGPVTLVVDTP
- a CDS encoding WYL domain-containing protein — its product is MNVGRLHRVLRLLTLLQSGCRMNAAELARELNVSRRTLFRDLNMLEAAGIPYLFSHDDGYKVAPSFFLPPMNLKVSEAMGLMMLAKTAAAQKPAPMTAPAIDAVRKLIALMPAPIRDVTSEMMSRVSVRPGSLSAADHEHDAYADLQSAIDQNRVVSMRYLSLFEGGEIDERIEPYHLHFAARAWYVIGRSRTHKDIRTYKLGRIRAMTLEHATFKPDTKFTIDGYLGKAWSLIPEGKVHRIELEFTPKVAANVSEVRWHPTQQHQMLDDGRCLMTFEVDGLGEISWWLLGYGDQVLVRKPAELRRRLVEVYQSALNRNRKAAAS